Genomic window (Deltaproteobacteria bacterium):
TCTGGCCCCCAGGGCTCCGGCAGCCAGGATGACAATGGGAAGGACGACCCGCAGGATCCGGACCCACAAAGGACAGCGTCTAGCCTCAGCCATGGATGCTCCGCTGGGTGGACGGGGCCTCAGGCCCCGGTTCATCGAGTTCAAGGGTCCAGGCCCCGCCCAAGGCCCGACCCAATCGTATCCGTTCCAGGAGAAGGTCGGCCCGGGCCTGGACCACCGACTGCTCCAGCCGCTGGACGTTCAGAAGTTCGGTCAGAACCACGTTGTACTCGATCAGCCCGTTCTGATAGCGAAACGAGGCCTGACGGTTCGATTTCCGGGCCGCCGCAAGCTGTCTGTCCAGAGCCTGCACCTCCAGACCCTGGAAATACCCCGTGGCCAGAGCGTCCTGAACCTCCTGAATTGCCCGGGCCACCACGGCCTCATAGGCCGCCAGCCGCTCCCGGACCACGGCCCTCGTCCGTTCGACCTCGGCTTCCCGACGGCCGGCGTCGAAGATCGGTCCCGTCACCGATCCGGCCAGATTGGCCAGCCAATTGTCGAACAGATTCGGAACCTGCTCGGCAAAGAACTCCCCCCGGGCCGTGAGGCGAAGAGCCGGGAGCCGGTCGGCCCGGGCCGCGGCCACGCTCCAGTCCGAGGCCTGTAGACGAAGACCAGCCGCCCG
Coding sequences:
- a CDS encoding RND transporter — protein: LTANATLEDVRAAAVTLSGKIAETWVNILLVRERLDVAWRQLETNEHILKLLRFRFVNSLATALDVLQQEETVAGSQAVLPGLKARERALLNELAVLMGRMPGQVAVETRTLPAVPAVPDTGLPADLLAARPDVRAAGLRLQASDWSVAAARADRLPALRLTARGEFFAEQVPNLFDNWLANLAGSVTGPIFDAGRREAEVERTRAVVRERLAAYEAVVARAIQEVQDALATGYFQGLEVQALDRQLAAARKSNRQASFRYQNGLIEYNVVLTELLNVQRLEQSVVQARADLLLERIRLGRALGGAWTLELDEPGPEAPSTQRSIHG